In the Salvia splendens isolate huo1 chromosome 16, SspV2, whole genome shotgun sequence genome, CGTTTTTTGTGAAAATATGTAACATAGTTGCCTCTGTTTGTGGGCTATGTGTTCAGCTCAAGTCCACTAATCCGAGATATTATGTGGTTCGACCAAGAATTGGAATTCTGTTGCCTCAATCAACTTGTGAAATCAAAGGttcttattttattgttttcctAAAATGGATATAAGCATCAAGGAGCCATTTAGTTTGAGATTGTTCCTTTTATTCTTGCATCATTTTGAAAGAACTCAACTTGGCGCATTTTGTAGTGACAATGCGAGCCCTGAGGGAATCTCTGCACAGTGTGAGGTCCAAGGACAAGTTCATGATTGAAAGTGTAGCTGCAGCTCCTGATACAACCGTGGAAGATGCTCGGAAACTGGTAAATGCTTAGTCTGATGTTCGCCTTTCTGATGCTTGTATTTTAACGACTACATGCTTGGCCTGATTGTGATGAGTGCTTCCAAATATGTTGGTTAAAAAtatgtacaatatttagagatAGTTCCCTGCATTATCATTAGTTGTTAATCTTTGTTACTTGTTTATTTCGCATAGAAGTCTGCTAGTAGTTTATTTTAGATGGGGGTATGTTTCATTCTTTCAGAAATATATTGAGTTCAGCATTTGCTATTGGCCTTTTTTGGAGGAGGTTTATTTTGTATCGGTAGATATACTATTACTTTgatgattttgaattttgaattaaaaaaaaaaccccccaaatttcatttattaaaaaaatgcttTTCGTGTTTATATGTTAGTTAACTTTCTGGTTCATTATTTTTGTAACTTTGTTGGTTTATATGGATTATGTAGTTTGATAAGGAGTCCGGACATCCTATTCCTATTCAAGAGTTCATACTACGAGTCAATTACAGTAGGCCAACAGAATCTTCACCCACATCTGTCATTGAAAGTACAGATGTATCTGCTCCTGAGGTTGGCTTATTAAAATTTAGAGATTTACTTGATTTTCAAAGCCAGGATAACCACTTCATCTTTTGGTTGGTTACTCCAGGTTACTAGACCTCATATGGAACCTGATGAGAATGGTTTACGGGTAAAAAATATGTTTCTCTCTTGCCGATTTATTTTCCACTCCATGGGCATGATCTGGTTAGCTGGGATAGTGACTTgtgctttttttttgttattgcaGGTCGCTAGCTCTGTCACTGATTCTCATGACAATAATTTGCGGGTGAAAAGCCATTTTACTCTCGCATATTTGTTTTCTCCACTCACAAATATCAATACACAAAGTGGGGATGATGACAACTTCTTTTGGGTTTATGCATAATGCAGGTTATCAACAATGTTAACGAACTTCATAGCAATGGCAAACAGGTAGACTTTCATTTTCTTGCACCCCTTTCATTGATTCATAGTGAAAGCTTAATCTTCGATATTTCTCTTAGTTTAATCACGCCTTGTCTTAAGTTGAGTGGAATAAAAAGTGCGGGGGTCACATTTCAGCATGTTTAAGTATTGTAGTTGTTCCATTGAAGTCATGATGACTAACTTGCTTTTGAAGTGTTATGAGGTTTCAGAAAAGATGCAATGATTCAACAATCATCTGTTTAACCATTTTAACTTTTGGGATTTTTATTGCTGCAACTGTTAGGTTTCTTGAGTGATATATATAATCTTCCTAGTCTTTCAATGCTGTAGAATGaaaatttatgtttttgttcTTTTACCCATTTCTAATTATTCTGgtttatttatgaaaaaataaaaacaggACTGAAGATGCACTCTCAGTTATTTGTCTTTAAGAACCTTTCATGAATCTATCAACTACACATATCGAAATAAGTCCATacatttctttatttatattgtatttGACCAGCAATACCATGCACATGTCTGTGGTGTAGGATAGTGCTAGCAGTTAACTTCACATTATCATTCTTACTAAGTGTTGTCTGATCCTTCTGCAACACAATGTTCAATGTATCTTGCAGGAAAAGGATATCACTTGTAGTGGTGACTCAATTCTCAAGCGCTTTATCAGCAATTGCACTGGTGAATCAATTCTAAGGGAGGTCATTGGTAGCTTGCTGATTTTAGTCTTCTTATACCTCATGAAACAGACGATATCATGGATCTGGTATTCAACTCTAAGTCTATGTTTGCTTTGCATATATAACTGGGATACTATTTCCTTTATTCTCTAATATTTTGGACCTAGCTTGGCATTTCACCGAGGATTTTGCTTGGTTGGTTATTAGTCTAGGCCAGTGTTGAGTAATCCCCCGAAAGTGTTGAGCCCGTCTTCTTAGAGGGTGTTTGGCTGAGCTTGTAAGCTCCTTAAAACAACTTATAAACTGTTTAGGAGCTTATAAGATCTTGCAAAGTGTTTAGCAAAATAAGCTCCCCAAAACATAAATTCCCGAACCCCAATTTAAGGTTTCATATTCGTATAAGCAACAATTTTTCTGCAAAAGAAAATCTAACTATATACACTTTCAATTCCatttatattctatttttaCTCTTTAACTTAGTATTCACTTTGTACCTTATAAGTTCAATTATCCCGCCATTTTTACAACTTGTAAGCCCTCCAAACACCCCCTTAGTTCTGCAACAACAGTTCATCATCATTCACCTACAAACCTTTGCAAATGGCAAATTTGTTTCTTTTAGAAGATAGGTTACACTAAGCATGAACTTTATTAGTATTCTAAAAGGGACTTCTGTTGTCTCAGTCAAATTTGTTGGTTCTTAACATTCTCGGTCATGCTGGATAGATGGAAACTCTCTGCCCCTTCAACCATTATAAGTTGTAATCAGATTTGAGTTTTATGGTTACAGGAGTCTGGTAATGTTTGTGGCGATGGTGATTATAAAGATGATGAAGAAATTGGTGTCTGACTCTGTTGAAGACTGGATAGTGAAAACTCTTCTGCATATCGTCATGTATATTCTATTTGGGCGCAAGGAAAACACAGGCCTTACGTAGCACTCTGCCTTCTTGTGTCAATGTTATTGATAAACATGGTTATGAAAAGAAGTAAGCATTCCATGTCAAGCTATGCCTGCATGCAAATTAGAAGAATTTGGAGTTTTGTACATGTTTTCTTTTAGACAGCGTATATTATTACAATGGAATAGACTACAGATAGTGATGTCAAACATTTGCCACGCACGTAAATGAGAGCCACACCCACACTGAAAGGTGGTACTATTTTTGCCACCATGTTAATATGTTATTGATTCTTCACTTGAATCATTATCCTGAAAACATCATTTTGTTCGAGTTTGTGCAGTTTTGTTCATTCAAGCTCTTCCCCAATACGCAATGCCTGAAGTTGCATTTTCTCGAGCAGTGCAGACCAAATTGTTCGTTACTTAGTTTGTAATAGATTGAGAACCAAATTGTTTGTAATAGTATCATTGCTTCTTAAAATAGCCTTGAATTTGTGTTGTTTGTTCATTCAAAGCTTATTTGAAGCTTAACATCTGGAGTTGCATTTTTTTGCTTAATGTGCATAGCATACTTTTGACATAAACTCTTTTTTGATCTGTGTGATGtgaaaagtaaaaacaaacttCACTACGGTTCGTTCATTCAAACGCTGAATTGATGTGAGAgtataaaatgaaaaagaaaattgaaaacattgtgttgagataaaaaaaaaaccatagCTAATTCAAAGCAATACGCTTCGGCAGCATGTGTGACACACGCACCACGAGATTGGTCGAGACGGTAACATGGTATGCTGTGAGATAAATGGCACACCATTGCGTACTATCTCACCAAAACAGCCACCTCCCACTCGTCCCTTGCACCTTTCATCCGAGAACAACATGCTACTGAGGCAGCGTTGTTGATATCCTTAAGGTTCGAACCGATGGGTATCACCTGGCCCTAAGGCAGCACTACATGAGTCTAGTTCAACTTTAACGTAGtttaatacaattaaaaatCGCGATGCAAAAATTATTGACAAATGGTCGAACTAACCTATTCAAGGGGTTACAAATACATTCTTTATCAAGTTCAATTCGAAGAGAAGTAAAGTCCAGCATAggaaaaataactaaaataaacaaGTTCACAAAAAATTACTACCGATTTTCTCCAACGCATAGAGGCCATACAATCTTCTTCGAATAAGATAAGGCGCCTCATCTGGAGCAACACTTGACATAGAGAGACgttcacaataatttaattaactgATCTAACAGCTAATAACAAGCACACTATTCAATAGGAAAAGGTTAACTCCATTGTGATGAAAAGCGATACTGCTGAAACAGTAGCAATGCAGAGGCAGAGAGAGGTCTTTAAAAGCTACCGGCAGAGCTGCTCAACAGCCGTTACAATCTGTCCAGGTTGGACAACAGTCCACTCCTCCAACGTCCCAGCATAAGGAGTAGGCACGTCCTGCGACGAGAGGCAAACAATTGGTGCGTCCAAATAGTCGTTGAAATTCTCATTTATTGCAGCGGTAAGGCTGGCCCCAATACCACCTGTTCTCATGCACTCCTCAACGATTAATACCTTGTGCGTTTTCTTAATGGAGTTTCCGATTGTGTAGAGATCAAAGGGCTTCAAAGATCTAATGTCGATCACTTCTGGGTCATAGCCTTTGTTAACCAGAGTCTTGGCAGCTTGCATGACATGGTATCGCATCCTAGAGTATGTTAAGATCGTAACATGCTCACCGGGCCTCACCATCTCTGCTTCTTCTAGTGACACTACATACTCTTCATCTGGAATTCTTTCCTTTAAGTTGTATAGGAGCACATGTTCGAACAGAACCACGGGGTTCTCACTGCGGATGGCAGCCTTCATCAGACCCTTGGCATTGTATGGGGTCGAACAGGCAACCATCTGTATTCCGGGGATTGACTGGAAGTAGGACTCGAGCCTCTGTGAATGCTCGGCCCCAAGTTGGCGTCCAACTCCTCCTGGCCCTCGGATGACAGTTGGAATCGTGAATTGCCCCCCTGAGGTGTAGTGCAACATGCCACAGTTGTCAGATATTTGGTTGAATGCCAAGAGAAGAAATCCCATGTTCATGCCCTCAACGACTGGCCTTAGACCTGTCATAGCTGCCCCAACGGCCATGCCAGTAAAAGAGTTTTCAGCAATGGGTGTATCAAGCACCCTCAGATCTCCATACTTGTCAGCAAGACCCTTGCTGACCTTGTATGAACCACCATAATGTCCCACATCTTCACCAAATATACAAACTCGGGGATCCCTCTCCATTTCTTCCTCCAGTCCTTCTCTAAGGGCTTCAAACAGCAGCACTTCATGCCTAGAAATATCGAAATCCAAAATTTGAATGACATATTTGAGGTATCACCCACAATGCATCATTCAAGGATTTGCGACCAGATCAACAGAGAATAATATGAAACACAATTGCAAATTAAAGAGATAAACATGATTGCATCACCATATATAAATGTCTCCAACACTGCAATAGCTTGAGTATAGAATCTCACATGTGTTCACACAATTCCAccaattcatttaaaattataatcagAAATTTATACTTACATTGATTAGAAAGATCTTTAATGTGAACAAGAAAACATGCACTTCAAGGGAAAAATATTGCCACCCAAACTATGGCCATTTTTAAACTTTGCAAACTAAGTTGTTTTGTTGCAATATGCAGCCTGAACTTTGCAAAACGTAATACTTTACAGCCAGCAGCCAAAATATGCATTAGATGTCAGTTATTAACTCTATCTTTGTCTTGTTAGGAGTTAAAGCTAATTCTTATCACACACGAAGTGCTCACAGTTGATTAACACATGAAGTGCTCGCATTAGATGTCAGTTATTAGAATATGCTGGTTCTTAACGAAAAAAGGAGAAAGGTTTAGCCACTCCATAAAACATCATATGTTTAGAAGCCTATCGTTTGATTAACATGGGAACTTATAACTATAACCAGCACATGACTGACATTGTGCCAAAGAGACAAAACAGAAGCCATATGCAAAGTTAACAACGAAAAGCCTTACCCTGGTTTGGAAGCCGCTGATGCAGGATTTTCAGCCTGTGCCTGGATACCAAAAAATGAAACAATACATAGGTCGACCATGCCCAAGTACAAACCAAATAATTTACATTGAATGCAATAAAGAAATTGATGCAGCAACAAGCCTAACTACGCAATACTAACCGCAACTGCCTTAGTAGTGATTTTCCCAGCCTTGCGAGATTTATCAACTCGCCAGGAGATCGGCCTCGCCTCAGATCTGATGACTGTGAAACCAACAAAACGTGAACAGCGGAATACAACGTGGAATCCAATCATTTATAACAGTATTTAAATTATACATGAGCAAAACTAAGATTCAGCTATAAAAAATCTAGTAATTTCAGTTACTATATATTACTAGTATCTGAATTTTTACATGAGCAAAAATAAGATTCAGAGAAGGAGAGGTTATGTACATGGAAGAGAAGGGGGAGAGAGCGCAGGCGAATTGACGGCGTTGGCAGCTGCGGCCGATGAAACTCCAAATGAAGCTTCCATTGAAGCTTCTGTCTCTACAAATGTAGTATGCGTTTGAAGTTGTGAGGGTGGAGAGAGATCAGAAGCAGGGTGGTAAGGCGGAAAAAGTGGCTAGGGAGAGAGAAATTGGGGAGGCGGAGATGCAAACGCAAATAGGTGGCCAGATTTGAGCAAAGATTCAGGACATATAGCAATGACGATGATTCCAATGACGATCTATCTGTATTTTCTTgctctttgattttttttttgatagcGGCATAGCGCTGTGTGAATGCCGAAAAAACTATAGGTCAAAATCAATGGTGGTgatcaaattattttaaaaaattcaattgCTTACTTGCTATATATTGGTGATGTTTTACAATTAAAGAAGTcgtttttattataaatatattactcctaCGTCATTTAACTCATCAATAGAATCAATAAGATATAATTTTTCGATTGTCAATTTACATACaatttcaaaaagaaaattagTCGTAGAatactaaaataaaatcaaacttcacaaaaACAAATTACTTTTTTTAGTTGCAGGACAATCAAAATTtagtaaattttattattattttttcaataatatgcccttttttatatttggatatatataaaaaatagaatattttgATGGTATGCTTTTACAAAATGttgttaatattttaattttaaaaaattcataaaattgaagcttaatttattatttctatcTGATTAATTGAAGGACAAATGAAGAAATCAAACTTTGATTTTTTATgacttttataaaattaaaaatgttaataacatttttttattatatttgaatCTAACTAACTATATGTAAAAAACAACTTTAAACAAGTATCAAACGAGGATAATACTCACATAAAGTATGCATCATATTATTTTCCTACTTTTAGATACacattttgattattttttttagattcaTTGTAAATTTATAATGATATTTTGTTACGAATAGACATACTTCATATCCTTAAATTGCAGTTCAATAGTAGCTCACCTGTTATTTACCTaagtttttcaaaataattatcCTTGTTCAATGACTTTTTCATATCACTAGATCTGACTCctcaaattttattcttttggagctcgattttgataaaattgtaTTCCAACAATAACACTAAGACAAAATTTTATGCGAAAAATCGATTTTAATTTACAAGAAAAAGGTAGGctaatgacctaaaaatgaatttatcACAAGTTCATTTCAGCAAAATGGCTTGTAAACTGATCGATCAGCCCATCCAATTTATAACATTCTGATCCAAAAATTTCTATTACTACTCTATTTTTTATcttagtattaattatttactgCTTTAACTTATTGATGATTGCAAAATTTTCGCCATATATAAACCTGACATCTTCAATAGTGATAATTAATATCGAGATATACTAATAGTATTATTGCATTGAATTATGATAAAAGCTAAATGTATTAATGTATTAATCAATATAAACAACTAGTATGTTTGAGGTAAAACACATGCAAATAATTAATTGTTAGCAGCCTCTTATTGTTCATAAATTCGTAATGGTTGAGTGTTTATTATCAGCTAGTTTCACtcccgtgcgatgcacgacaCATTatatcttcttcttttcttttttagtttgtcctactaaagatgtcacattttatttttataaaaaagttctctcacattaatataaaaaaaagtatattttCCCTTTGCACTTCACCCACAAAATAAAGCCTCCTAAAACTTTGTAAGTA is a window encoding:
- the LOC121772073 gene encoding vesicle-associated protein 1-2-like gives rise to the protein MSSEVLLNYDPPELSFQFDQNRQLSSSVRLLNKTDNYVAFKLKSTNPRYYVVRPRIGILLPQSTCEIKVTMRALRESLHSVRSKDKFMIESVAAAPDTTVEDARKLFDKESGHPIPIQEFILRVNYSRPTESSPTSVIESTDVSAPEVTRPHMEPDENGLRVASSVTDSHDNNLRVINNVNELHSNGKQEKDITCSGDSILKRFISNCTGESILREVIGSLLILVFLYLMKQTISWIWSLVMFVAMVIIKMMKKLVSDSVEDWIVKTLLHIVMYILFGRKENTGLT
- the LOC121772661 gene encoding pyruvate dehydrogenase E1 component subunit beta-like, translated to MEASFGVSSAAAANAVNSPALSPPSLPFIRSEARPISWRVDKSRKAGKITTKAVAAQAENPASAASKPGHEVLLFEALREGLEEEMERDPRVCIFGEDVGHYGGSYKVSKGLADKYGDLRVLDTPIAENSFTGMAVGAAMTGLRPVVEGMNMGFLLLAFNQISDNCGMLHYTSGGQFTIPTVIRGPGGVGRQLGAEHSQRLESYFQSIPGIQMVACSTPYNAKGLMKAAIRSENPVVLFEHVLLYNLKERIPDEEYVVSLEEAEMVRPGEHVTILTYSRMRYHVMQAAKTLVNKGYDPEVIDIRSLKPFDLYTIGNSIKKTHKVLIVEECMRTGGIGASLTAAINENFNDYLDAPIVCLSSQDVPTPYAGTLEEWTVVQPGQIVTAVEQLCR